ctgaagtatgtttctggagtgttaaagagtaaaagaaaaaataacaacaagaaccgtaccgaactgaaaaccgtgaccctaaaccgtgatacgaaccgaaccgtggattttgtgaaccgtgccacccctagttGATGCTAGTGATTCCCTGTACAGCAGAGCAACCAAAACGCCTTACTTACAGCTTGCTGTGAGAAACTACGACAAAAGTTGTGGGTTTTTTTCAGACTCAAACACAACATGGTCAAGAGGTAGTATGAAGCAGACAGACTCCTCCGCGTGGCGTGAGCAGCCAGTCCCTCCTGCTCCACTGTAATTACAGCTCGCTACGCAGAATAATAAGCAACAACTTGGATGAGTTCCATGGAAACAGGTTTTAAATCATCTCTCACAGAACCTGTGTAGCTACCCTTCTTGACTATTCATTGTTCAATTTAAACACTCGATTCTGTCCCTGAATAGATTCTCCGTGTCCACATTTACATACTGAGTGTCACATCGCTTGCATTACTGTATGCTGTCTTTAATGTATGCATAATATTTTATTTACAGCCAAGTTCAATACCGTGATAAACATGTACCCTGCTGCATGTAACACTCTTTCAGATGACACAAACCCGGCTTTgttgcacacgtacacacacacacacaaaccggcTTTGTTGCGCTCCGCAAACCCGACACATCAAAAAGCATTTCTCTGCGTTTGGCAGACTTCCACCCACAAGGCTTATTTGCTCAGCCGCCTGCAGTCAGCTAATGAAAGGGGCTGTCACCCCTGTGAAAGGTTGAggtcactgctgtgtgtgtgtgtgtgtgtgtgtgttgagattaTTACCTGTATACACTAGAGCACAGAACTGGTGGTTGAATACTTGTCTAAAGTACATTGCTTTGAGTCTCTAATAAGGAGGGACAGAACGCGAAAcacataacacagaacacagaacttAGAAAATAGTCGGATAGTGAGCGTGTGTTAGCAGTTCCCTAGCAACAACAGCATCTGTACCAAACCCACTGAACTGCTGGGACTGGCACAAATagaatcatgattcatgatctTGACTTTTAAAATAGAAGATACAAAGGCTGAGGCGCTAAGCAGCAGTGAACTGGTATCTGTcgggttttttccccccctcttcagatagttgacatactgtgaGAAAGAATGCCATTAAAATGTGAGAGAAATGTCACGCatttattataaaaaaaaaaaagaagaagaagaagaatttaAGAATTTTGTTGTTGGAGAAATCTCCCAAACACAATAGCGGGGATATTTTGCAAAGTGCCCCACCGTCTGTAATTTCTCTCTTTCGTGGCACTTTTAATCACCCCCGTGTGGAaccacagaggacacacacaatgGGTCCCTCTGTTGGCATTTTCAAAGCCTGCCCTAAATGTGCTTTCAAACGAGATGATAAGTTCTAATAGGAGCACAATGCAATTAGCCCTTTAGCTTTAGCTCACTGTACTCAGCAGAGCCCTCAGCGTGAGGAAGAAGAATCCAgaaacacacagtgtgtgtgtgtgtgtgtgtgtgtgtgtgtgtgtgtgtgtgtgccctatgCTCATTTCATTTTTAGATGAATGCTCTCAGTGATAGCTGACTTCAGACTCGCTGTCAGTCTTTCCCCCCACACATTACCTCCCACCCCATACccccgctgcacacacacacacacacacacacacacacacacacacacacacacacacacactcatgcatcacatacacacacagacacacacacacacacacacacactcatacctcacactcagacacacacacacacacacacacacacacacacacacatatacacacgcaccccagcaccagcaccactcTACGCACAGCGCTCCCTTCTCACGACAGGTTTCCATGGTGACGCTAATAAGCTGTGCGGAGGCTTTGCagcttctcctctcctggccAGCGGTGCTCCCTCTGTGGGGGGGTGCAGGTCAGATGACCAGCGGTGCTCCCTCTGTGGGGGGGTGCAGGTCAGGTGACCAGCGGTGCTCCCTCTGTGGGGGGGTGCAGGTCAGATGTCCAGCGGTGCTCCCTCTGTGGGGGGGTGCAGGTCAGAACACCAGCGGTGCTCCCTCTGTGGGGGGGTGCAGGTCAGGTGACCAGCGGTGCTCCCTCTGTGGGTGGGTGCAGGTCAGATGACCAGCGGTGCTCCCTCTGGGTGCTCCCTCTGTGGGTGGGTGCAGGTCAGGTGACCAGCGGTGCTCCCTCTGTGGGTGGGGTGCAGGTCAGAACACCAGCGGTGCTCCCTCTGTGGGGGGGTGCAGGTCAGATGACCAGCGGTGCTCCCTCTGTGGGGGGGTGCAGGTCAATTGACCAGCGGTGCTCCCTCTGTGGGGGGGTGCAGGTCAGATGTCCAGCGGTGCTCCCTCTGTGGGTGGGTGCAGGTCAGATGACCAGCGGTGCTCCCTCTGTGGGTGGGTGCAGGTCAATTGACCAGCGGTGCTCCCTCTGTGGGGGGGTGCAGGTCAGATGTCCAGCGGTGCTCCCTCTGTGGGTGGGTGCAGGTCAGATGTCCAGCTGTTTCAGGAGGCCACCGCCCCTCACATCACACGTCGTGTCTTAATTAACTCACCAAAGCTTGGTACATGAGATTATGAGAttatagattagattagattagattagattcaactctATTGTCATATTGTACTTGTACAAGCATTGAATTCCACgtacccagatattctttagaatgttaattttccaacattcccatCACACCGTGTGACGGTACACATTTAAAGGTGAACTCACATCCAGCCTCCAGTGCAGATGATTGACAAATCAAGGTCTATGTGGTCTTCAGTTACAGCATAGAGGGAGACATGGCATGAGGAGTATTGATGCTCAAATCAAGCCGTCAGAGCAGTGAATGCTCCTGAGGATATTACCCTGcttgtctacagtatatggcttGGTTTCAATCTATGGATCTGTACATCAAACCGATAAAGCTCATAGCAGTGCATTTACCTGGAGCTGTAACATGTTGTTGTGAATTATAACGCATCTAGAACATACAAAACATCTGAACATTATTTGGTGAGTAATACTTTTGCTAAAATGTATATGCGTAAACATGCATTATGttcacatgcgcgcgcacgcgcacacacgcacacacgcacacacacacacacacacacacacacacacacacacacacacacacacacacacacacacacacacacacacacacacacacacacacacacacacacacacacacacacacacacacacacacacacacagagagagacaaagattgACTTGGTCAGATAGCCAGTACGTTTATGTTGCTGCACACAGCTCATGTTCTAAATTCTATAAAATGTTCTGCTAAGCTGATTCACACATGACCTCCCCTGGCGGTGTTTGTTGGATGAAGAGATCCTCCCACATAGAGTAGAGCAATCAGGACTTGTCTAGCACTCTTTCTctattttattctctctctctctctctcctctctctctgtctgtattgtaCACGTTGGTACGTGGGATGTGGAATTCGTTTCCGACCTCCAACAGCTCATCTGATTTCATGCTAGCTGTGACCCCGGCCATCGCCGCAATCCCCTAACCGCTAACCAGTGGGAGGGAGTGGACCAGCTAGCCTTGAGCTAAAGATACGCGCTACCGCTACGCCAGTCTTCTCCTGCACTCTTcaccccacatccacacaccccttcccccccccccccccctcctccctcccctggcTCCCAGCAAtgggcctctgtgtgtgggcTTGAGACTACCGATGACTGGCTACGCTGGAGTGGGAGGATAGTGTTGATTACTGTGGACGGGAGACCagaaatgtgtgcgtgtgtgtgtgtgtgatgtttcccAGTGCCTTCAGGGAAGATAGATcactgtgtggtggtggtgatggtggtcgatgtggaggtggtggataaggggtggtggtggtggtgctggtggtgagggatgctgctggtggtggtggtgctggtgatggtgatgagagTCCAATGGAGTGCTGAAGCACAGGTGACGTCTGGTAGCAGATACGTCAGAACACTGGCATGCCTCAGGCATCAGAACCGTGTGTCCatcagctccctctctctctctcttctctctctcttccctctctctccctctcttctctctctctctctctctctctctctctctcttctctctctctctgctgctaaCGTGCTAACCAACTAAGCACAAGCACTCTGGGGTATAGGgacgtgtgtgcgcatgtgtgtgtgtgtgtctgcgtgtctgcgtgtgtgcacgtgtgtgtgtgtgtgtgtgtgtggaggcttgGTTGGGGGTGTGCTGGAGCATCCCCAGAGGTGTCAGATGGGACAGGACGCTGAAGGGTATCGATCTCTCCATCAGGCCTCAGCTCGGACCACAGAGGCCACCCGTGACGGAGGCTGCCCACGTCAGAGCCACGGctgcccgcccccccccctcctccatctcctcctcctcctcctcctcctccaccaccaccaccaccaccaccacctcctcctcctcctccacctccaccaccaccaccacctcctcctcctccaccaccaccaccaccaccaccaccacctcctcctccaccaccaccaccaccaccaccacctcctcctcctcctcctccaccaccaccaccaccaccaccaccaccaccaccaccaccaccacctcctcctcctcctccaccaccaccaccaccaccacctcctcctcctcctcctccaccaccaccaccaccaccaccaccacctcctcctcctcctccaccaccaccaccaccaccacctcctcctcctccacaaccaccaccaccacctcctcctcctcctcctccaccaccaccaccaccaccacctcctcctcctccaccaccaccaccaccaccaccaccacctcctcctcctcctcctcctccaccaccaccaccaccaccacctcctcctcctccaccaccaccaccaccaccaccacctcctcctcctcctcctccaccaccaccaccaccaccaccaccaccaccacctcctcctccaccaccaccaccaccacctcctcctccacaaccaccaccaccaccacctcctcctcctcctcctccaccaccaccaccaccaccaccaccacctcctcctcctcctcctccaccaccaccaccaccaccaccaccaccaccaccaccacctcctcctcctcctcctcctcctccaccaccaccaccaccaccaccaccacctcctcctccaccaccaccaccaccaccaccacctcctcctcctcctcctcctccgtccgtCCGTCACTCACAGACGGCTGTAATGAGCCGCCGCCAATCAATGAGTGGgctggaggaggcggcggcggttGCGGCGTGCCGTTTGATGTCGGGCCCATGTGATGGCCGGCGGTCCGCGGGCTACGCGTCTCGTTTGGAACACGAGAGAGACGAGAGCGTTTTGATCAAAGTCCGTATGGATCGAGAGCACAGGCCACAATCACAGTCATGGGGATGAAACCATGTTCACCCATCCATGGAgagaagaataaataaatagataaataaataaataaatgctcaaaagaaagaaaaaaatatatatatactcatACCGTCTTGCTTGCTACCAAAAATGATTTGAACAAGTTAACATTTCGACCTGAAAGGCCTTTATCAGGAACATCAAACAGAGCAGATGGTGGGtggatacagtatatacacacacacacacacacacacacacagggatgatAAAGAGGATTTGTTCACTTGGACTTTAAAGGAACATGCGGTTCCTTAGAGACCCGGTCTGACCCACCCTCCCGTCCCACCCCAGAGGAActcttcccacacacatacacacacacacacacacacacacacacacacacacacacacatgcactcttctCACTCCTcaatggactcacacacacacacacacacacacacacacacatacacacacacacacacacacacacacacacacacacacacacacacacacacacacacacacacacatatactgtatatatatgtatgtatgtataggtTCAATGAAATGGTTAGGCCTATAGTCAAATAGTCAACTAAAAGTCCAACCAATAGTCACCTGCTGAAGAAATAAAGTATATGGAAACAGGTGTGTCTTGATCAGCAACAATAATCCAtctttacatactgtagatgaatAGTTTATAATTCTCTGTGTCAGTACGTATGAGAATGCCATGAATATATTGTAATAATTTAATCTCATATACAGAACTCTCCATATCAACCACATCTTTTCACAAGTGGCACATAAATAAAAACGAATAAGACACCACATCAAGGAAACAGGTAGAAAAGAAGGCCTATCTAGACTGTATATTTATCTAGAAGGCCTCTCTAGTATGGtaactgaaaaatgagctggcAGGTTAAATGCTAAATGGCTGGAGAAAACTACTGGTTCAACCATTTTAGTACTGTGGGTCAGAGCAGGCGCTTTAGTAGTAGAGtactaaacacatacacatacacaggtatgcagacacatacagtacaccccccacacacacacacacatacacaggtacgcagacacatacaccacgcacgcatacacacagacacacgcagatgcacacacacacacagacacacacatccaccacacacacacacacacacacacacacacacacacacacacacacaaacacactgtagtCCATAGCGCAGCTGAATAAAACACGGTCCTATTTCAGGGCtccagtacagtatgtggctgcAGAGCTGCTGAGTAGAGCTCAATATATCGATCAGCTGAGCTGACGCATGGCACCCATAGGTGAATTACTATCGCAGAGGAGCGCAACACGCCGCATCCATCGACCCGCTGCGGCTCGGAGCATGTTTTACTGAGTTGCGCAACATTTAGTCAGTAGCAGGATGAGGAGCAGGAGACGGTTGAACTCTCCCGGGTCGATTAATGTAATTTGTATGAGGCCAATCAAGGCCTTGCGTTGGTGCAGAGGTTCGTTGCCGTCGTTGTCTTTCACAACACTCGCCCAAGATTAATTCTTTACACAACATTGAATTAGGAATTAAACACTTAACATTGATTTAGACTAATTGTGCTTTTTCAGTGATTTATTTTGTACTTGGTTCGCCAAGATGCACTTCCATTTGTGAATATCAAACAGAGACATGTTAAATTTcaaagaacatactgtacatacacacacaatcacagataAACACAATCTTACAAACTTACTAAGCCATAcataaaatacatacatacaaactt
The Sardina pilchardus chromosome 13, fSarPil1.1, whole genome shotgun sequence genome window above contains:
- the LOC134099255 gene encoding uncharacterized protein LOC134099255, with the protein product MVMRVQWSAEAQVTSEPRLPAPPPPPSPPPPPPPPPPPPPPPPPPPPPPPPPPPPPPPPPPPPPPPPPPPPPPPPPPPPPPPPPPPPPPPPPPPPPPPPPPPPPPPPPPPPPPPPPPPPPPPPPPPPPPPPPPPPPPPPPPPPQPPPPPPPPPPPPPPPPPPPPPPPPPPPPPPPPPPPPPPPPPPPPPPPPPPPPPPPPPPPPPPPPPPPPPPPPPPPPPPPPPPPPPPQPPPPPPPPPPPPPPPPPPPPPPPPPPPPPPPPPPPPPPPPPPPPPPPPPPPPPPPPPPPPPPPPPPPPPPPPPPPPTPPFPPPFLPPFPPPFPPPFLPPILPLPPTSNPTPPPTPPFPPPFPPPFLPPFPPPF